One segment of Aquimarina sp. BL5 DNA contains the following:
- a CDS encoding DUF4296 domain-containing protein — MKKGIVYSFFSLVLIVFSCQSLDKGQKPENLLSEDKMVEILTDIAFVKAAKGSYKKVFDVKKINPESYILKKHGVDSLVFAENNNWYINQLDEYEEIFKRVKNNLEKSKVKFEKLKKEEDSIQKIKDSIKKATKGIKLEKKSSIDEEFLIEEEIENAIKKRNKSKPIPPSGKKKQ; from the coding sequence GTGAAAAAAGGAATAGTATATAGTTTTTTTTCTTTGGTTCTTATTGTTTTTTCTTGTCAAAGTTTGGATAAAGGACAAAAGCCAGAAAATCTACTATCAGAAGATAAAATGGTAGAGATACTTACAGATATTGCTTTTGTGAAAGCAGCAAAAGGAAGTTATAAAAAAGTTTTTGATGTTAAAAAAATAAACCCTGAATCTTATATCTTAAAAAAACATGGTGTAGATAGTTTAGTATTTGCCGAAAATAATAATTGGTATATCAATCAATTGGATGAATATGAAGAGATTTTTAAAAGGGTAAAAAACAACCTAGAGAAATCGAAGGTGAAATTTGAGAAACTAAAAAAAGAAGAAGATTCCATACAAAAGATAAAAGATTCTATTAAAAAAGCAACAAAAGGTATCAAGCTCGAAAAAAAATCATCTATTGATGAAGAATTTTTAATAGAAGAAGAGATAGAAAACGCAATCAAGAAAAGAAACAAGTCAAAACCTATTCCTCCTTCAGGAAAAAAGAAGCAGTAG
- a CDS encoding polyprenol monophosphomannose synthase: MVDALVIIPTYNEIENVERIIKNVLALQRDFNILIVDDNSPDGTAAKIKELQEEYPEHLFLVERKGKLGLGTAYITGFKWALERSYEYVFEMDADFSHNPNDLIRLYNACAKGTSDVAIGSRYVTGVNVVNWPMSRVLLSWLASKYVRFITGMDIHDTTAGFICYKREVLEKINLDKIKFVGYAFQIEMKFKAYLSKFKIKEVPVVFTDRTRGTSKMSKGIISEAIFGVLRMKLKSLFNSYEI; encoded by the coding sequence ATGGTAGACGCATTAGTAATTATACCTACCTATAATGAGATCGAAAATGTAGAGCGTATTATCAAAAATGTGCTTGCGCTTCAACGTGATTTTAATATTCTGATTGTAGATGATAATTCTCCAGACGGAACAGCCGCAAAGATTAAAGAATTGCAAGAGGAGTATCCCGAACATCTTTTTTTAGTAGAGCGGAAAGGAAAGTTAGGATTAGGAACAGCATATATTACAGGATTTAAATGGGCGTTAGAACGATCTTATGAATATGTTTTTGAGATGGATGCGGATTTTTCACATAATCCAAATGATCTGATACGATTATATAATGCTTGCGCTAAGGGAACATCAGATGTAGCGATTGGGTCGAGATATGTTACAGGAGTAAATGTGGTTAATTGGCCTATGAGCAGGGTATTACTATCTTGGTTAGCATCTAAATATGTTCGTTTTATCACTGGAATGGATATTCATGATACTACAGCAGGTTTTATTTGTTATAAAAGAGAAGTTTTAGAAAAAATTAACCTTGATAAGATTAAGTTCGTAGGATACGCTTTTCAGATTGAAATGAAATTTAAAGCATATCTATCAAAATTTAAGATAAAGGAAGTTCCAGTAGTGTTTACTGATAGAACAAGAGGAACTTCTAAAATGAGTAAAGGAATTATCTCTGAAGCGATTTTTGGCGTATTAAGGATGAAATTAAAGAGTTTGTTTAATAGTTATGAAATATGA
- a CDS encoding dihydroorotase, with amino-acid sequence MNKVLIKNTNIINEGKIFNGDVYIENGFFKEISSQISAKSPDVQVFDAEGKYLLPGVIDDQVHFREPGLTHKATIETESKAAIAGGITSFIEMPNTNPQTTTIEKLEEKFEIAAKTSYANYSFMFGGTNDNLEEILKVDRNKVAGLKLFLGSSTGNMLVDNPEVLEKIFSSTDLLISVHCEDEETIRNNTAKYKEQYGEDIPIEMHPIIRSEEACYISSSRAVALAKKTGARLHVFHLSTAKELELFTNKIPLKDKKITAEVCIHHLWFSDEDYKEKGTLIKWNPAVKTSKDREALFQALLKDKLDVIATDHAPHTKEEKDNVYTKAPSGGPLVQHALPAMLEFYHKGKISLEKIVEKMCHNPAILFQVEKRGYIKEGYCADAVLVDLNAPWTVNSDNIAYKCGWSPFEGTTFKSRITHTFVNGSLVYKNFKFYDVKNAQRLTFDR; translated from the coding sequence ATGAATAAAGTATTGATTAAGAATACTAACATTATTAATGAAGGAAAGATTTTTAATGGAGATGTATATATAGAGAATGGTTTTTTTAAAGAAATCTCTTCACAGATTAGTGCCAAATCTCCTGATGTACAGGTCTTTGATGCAGAAGGGAAATATCTTTTGCCAGGTGTTATTGATGATCAGGTTCATTTTAGAGAACCAGGACTAACACATAAAGCTACTATAGAAACGGAATCTAAAGCTGCAATAGCTGGAGGGATTACTTCTTTTATTGAAATGCCTAATACAAATCCGCAAACAACTACTATAGAAAAGCTTGAGGAAAAGTTCGAAATAGCCGCTAAAACCAGTTATGCTAACTATTCTTTTATGTTTGGAGGTACTAACGATAATCTAGAAGAGATATTAAAGGTAGATCGCAATAAAGTTGCAGGACTTAAGTTGTTTTTAGGTTCTTCTACAGGAAATATGTTGGTAGATAATCCCGAAGTATTAGAAAAAATCTTCTCATCTACTGATTTGTTAATTTCTGTACACTGTGAGGATGAAGAGACGATAAGAAATAATACGGCGAAATATAAAGAGCAGTATGGTGAGGATATACCTATTGAGATGCATCCGATTATTAGAAGTGAAGAAGCTTGTTATATATCTTCCTCTAGAGCCGTAGCATTGGCCAAAAAGACAGGTGCTAGATTACACGTTTTTCATCTTTCTACAGCAAAGGAATTAGAATTGTTTACGAATAAGATTCCGTTAAAAGATAAAAAGATCACCGCAGAAGTTTGTATACATCACCTTTGGTTTTCTGATGAGGATTATAAAGAAAAAGGAACATTGATAAAGTGGAATCCCGCAGTAAAAACATCAAAAGATAGAGAAGCACTATTTCAAGCTTTACTTAAGGATAAATTAGATGTAATTGCGACTGATCATGCGCCACATACCAAAGAAGAAAAAGATAATGTATATACAAAAGCACCTTCAGGAGGTCCTTTAGTACAACATGCATTACCTGCAATGTTAGAGTTTTATCATAAGGGCAAAATTTCGTTAGAAAAGATTGTAGAGAAAATGTGCCATAATCCTGCAATTTTATTTCAGGTAGAGAAGAGAGGCTATATAAAAGAAGGCTATTGCGCGGATGCAGTTTTAGTAGATCTTAATGCTCCTTGGACTGTTAATAGTGATAATATTGCGTATAAGTGTGGATGGTCTCCATTTGAAGGGACTACCTTTAAATCAAGAATTACACATACTTTTGTGAACGGAAGTTTAGTGTATAAGAATTTTAAGTTCTATGATGTTAAAAATGCACAACGATTAACTTTTGACCGATAA
- a CDS encoding uroporphyrinogen-III synthase, whose amino-acid sequence MKVKTILVSQPEPKVENSPYFELEEKEKVKIDFIPFIHVEGVDAKEVRQQKVDLSQYTAIILTSRNSVDHFFRIADEMRFKVPDSLKYFCQSEAVAYYLQKYVVYRKRKIYVGKRTFQELMPLVKKYKNEKFLLPSSDKLKSEIPDTLNTLKVEWKQAIFYKTVVSDLSDLRDVFYDILVFFSPSGIKSLFENFPDFQQKDTRIAVFGNSTVKAAEEHDLIVNIQAPTPETPSMTMALQKYIKEANKK is encoded by the coding sequence ATGAAAGTGAAAACGATTTTGGTCTCACAACCAGAGCCTAAAGTAGAAAATTCACCTTATTTCGAACTTGAGGAGAAAGAAAAGGTAAAAATTGACTTTATACCGTTTATTCACGTAGAGGGCGTAGATGCTAAGGAAGTGAGGCAACAAAAGGTAGATTTATCTCAATACACTGCTATTATTCTTACGAGTAGAAATTCTGTGGATCATTTTTTTAGAATCGCTGATGAAATGCGTTTTAAAGTTCCTGATTCGCTTAAATACTTTTGCCAGAGTGAAGCTGTTGCTTATTATCTACAGAAGTATGTAGTTTACAGAAAGAGAAAAATTTATGTTGGAAAACGTACATTTCAGGAATTAATGCCGTTAGTTAAGAAGTATAAAAATGAAAAGTTTTTATTACCTTCTTCCGATAAATTAAAATCTGAAATCCCTGACACACTTAACACCTTAAAAGTAGAATGGAAGCAAGCAATTTTCTACAAAACTGTGGTAAGTGATCTTTCTGATTTAAGAGATGTGTTTTATGACATCCTAGTGTTTTTTAGTCCTTCAGGAATAAAATCATTATTCGAGAACTTTCCGGACTTTCAACAAAAAGATACTCGTATTGCTGTTTTTGGAAACTCTACAGTAAAAGCTGCAGAGGAACACGACTTGATAGTGAATATTCAAGCTCCAACTCCTGAAACTCCTTCAATGACAATGGCACTTCAGAAATACATTAAAGAAGCAAATAAGAAATAA
- a CDS encoding NAD-dependent epimerase/dehydratase family protein — MILVTGATGLVGTHLLIKLAEEKHQIRALYRTTAKKEYAKTVFLKCSKPEDHNAFETIEWIQGDLNDIPTLSIAFEGITQVYHCAAMISFNPSHYKKLRKINIEGTANIVNLSLIHKIQKLCYVSSIATLSENTFQNPINETTEWNPEVSDSVYAITKYGAEMEVWRGTQEGLNAVIVNPGIIIGPGFFNSGSGYLFKKIYKGMKYFTTGTTGYVAVDDVVKIMHRLMNSEIKNERYILVSENLSFKNVFSLIAEALNKPIPKKKVSPFLMKTAYYLQQFSHFVFRTKQSIFKSSIKSAFSNSLYENEKIKKELIYSFTPVNKAIETTASFFLKEE; from the coding sequence ATGATATTAGTTACCGGAGCAACAGGTTTAGTAGGCACACATTTATTAATAAAACTGGCGGAAGAAAAACATCAGATACGTGCTTTATATAGAACAACTGCTAAAAAGGAATACGCAAAAACAGTTTTTTTGAAATGCTCTAAACCGGAAGATCATAATGCCTTTGAGACTATTGAATGGATACAAGGAGATCTTAATGACATTCCGACACTAAGTATTGCTTTTGAAGGAATTACTCAAGTGTATCACTGCGCAGCTATGATATCTTTTAATCCATCACACTACAAAAAACTACGCAAAATAAATATAGAAGGAACGGCAAATATTGTAAACCTATCATTGATCCATAAGATACAAAAGCTTTGTTACGTAAGTTCGATAGCAACTTTAAGTGAAAACACTTTTCAAAATCCAATTAACGAAACTACAGAATGGAATCCCGAGGTCTCTGATTCTGTCTATGCCATTACCAAATACGGTGCTGAGATGGAGGTATGGCGCGGAACTCAAGAAGGACTTAACGCAGTAATTGTAAATCCCGGTATCATTATAGGTCCTGGTTTTTTTAATTCTGGTAGTGGATATCTATTTAAAAAAATCTATAAAGGAATGAAATACTTCACTACTGGAACTACTGGATATGTAGCTGTTGATGACGTAGTAAAGATCATGCACCGCCTTATGAATAGTGAAATAAAAAATGAGAGATACATCTTAGTGAGTGAAAATTTAAGTTTCAAAAATGTATTTTCTCTAATTGCGGAAGCTCTTAACAAACCTATCCCAAAAAAGAAAGTGTCTCCTTTTCTAATGAAAACAGCGTACTATCTACAACAATTTAGTCATTTCGTTTTCCGAACAAAGCAATCAATATTCAAATCTTCAATAAAAAGTGCTTTTTCTAATTCTTTATATGAAAATGAAAAGATAAAAAAAGAGCTTATTTATAGTTTTACACCTGTAAATAAAGCAATAGAAACTACTGCTTCTTTTTTCCTGAAGGAGGAATAG
- a CDS encoding DUF4271 domain-containing protein — MEVITREIISTDWITIVILMCFVLLATAKLMNSARFSEFVMLFNTNKYIVLNQKGNKLSTFFNGILILVQVLSVSLFIYLCLDVLQWESGTVDMILYLKISALYLFVLISKILIEKIVSTIFSIEVLIEDYLFYKVSYRNFLGVILLPLNLLFIYTAKPSKIVLIALLVCLLILNLMILFSVYKKNENIILNHSFYFILYLCALEIAPYFMLYKLII; from the coding sequence ATGGAAGTTATTACAAGAGAAATCATATCTACTGACTGGATTACTATAGTAATTCTAATGTGTTTTGTGCTTTTAGCGACAGCTAAACTTATGAATTCTGCTCGCTTTTCAGAATTTGTAATGCTTTTCAACACAAACAAGTATATCGTTCTTAATCAAAAAGGGAATAAACTATCTACTTTTTTTAATGGAATTCTAATTTTAGTTCAAGTTCTCTCTGTTTCATTGTTCATATATCTGTGCCTAGATGTTTTACAATGGGAATCGGGTACAGTTGATATGATACTTTACCTAAAGATATCCGCTCTTTATTTATTTGTTTTAATCTCTAAAATCTTGATAGAAAAAATAGTTTCTACTATTTTTTCTATAGAAGTTTTAATTGAAGATTATTTATTTTATAAAGTATCATATCGTAATTTTTTGGGGGTAATTTTATTGCCTCTTAATTTATTGTTCATTTATACTGCGAAACCCTCAAAAATTGTTCTAATTGCATTACTAGTTTGTTTGTTGATTCTAAACTTAATGATTCTATTTTCTGTGTATAAGAAAAACGAAAACATCATTTTAAACCATTCGTTTTATTTTATTTTGTATCTTTGCGCACTTGAAATCGCACCCTATTTTATGCTATACAAGCTAATTATATAA
- a CDS encoding CHAT domain-containing protein produces the protein MIISFNYIDAQNVNDTILASEYFKKADSLLVDRKLDNSIVYFKKALPLYKNVKAWKKVANCYNEIAYIQFQLQKLDSSYFAAKKSLDICKKHLPENSIEKTVSYEYIGNYHEIKKSDIETALSYYQKSYRIKKKILPKNHISFSSTLANLGFISYAKGEYDKSIEYHKKSLSIKKRHKKKNSNLSYSLNEIGRIYIEKKQHTKALEYFKQSLIISIETFGSNNLEVATNLNNIGVALRGNKQYKEALIKYREALQIYIKLYGDKHIRVSNSYYNIGLVYYDLKDYDKSLDFYNKALNIRLNELGEDHQYIANSYFLIGISFDGKKEYEKALINYKKAVRINLNQSSINYGMVANIYNYIGNTLNKTKEFSEAITYYEHALKTNSISESRNLHFFDSNIALETLLFKAKTFQNYFPNKDSVQSLKNSIRVYQKADTLTNSIRGTLSNYKDRVTFANKVKEIYQGAIDAQLLLHNHNQHKDAIHQAFLFSEKSKANTLKGLLNDANAKSFAGLPSKLVSLEKKLRIDHAFYQSQITKERSAQKIDSGSISNYENKLFNLSRRKDSLTEALEKNYPNYYQLKHQNEIISINDIQQKLDNKTTFLEFFTADSTTYAFTISKSKIDVKKFTTLKLTENIEELRTSITDKNIASYKSNALELYQQLISPIKDQIVGDNLIISPDGPLWHLNFDLLLTKDDGSNNPKKLSYLLKDYTISYANSANLLFTPLLSSKKSNKLKECLAFSFSDTTNIITSETLSMAALRDTGDDLPGTRKEIKAIANIIDGNYFYGSEAIEANFKKNASQYNILHLALHGEVDNERPENSKLFFTQNKDTIEDNLLYSHELFALDIPSELTVLSACNTGTGKIAKGEGVMSLGTAFQYAGTKSLLLSSWEVSDQTTPELMKYFYTNLKAGMNKAKALQQAKLQYLNTANINRTNPFYWGGFYLLGDVSPIQFSNDYSWYWATGLAVFIILFFGIVWLRKRKASF, from the coding sequence ATGATAATCTCTTTCAACTATATCGATGCACAAAATGTAAATGATACGATTTTAGCTTCTGAGTATTTTAAAAAAGCAGATTCTCTGTTAGTTGATAGAAAACTAGATAATTCTATCGTATATTTTAAAAAGGCACTACCCTTATACAAAAATGTGAAAGCATGGAAAAAAGTAGCCAATTGCTATAATGAAATAGCTTATATTCAGTTTCAACTCCAAAAACTAGATTCATCATATTTCGCTGCAAAAAAAAGTCTTGACATATGCAAAAAGCACCTTCCTGAAAACTCTATCGAAAAAACAGTTTCTTATGAATATATTGGAAACTATCACGAAATAAAAAAGTCTGATATAGAAACTGCTCTAAGTTATTATCAAAAGTCCTATAGAATAAAAAAGAAAATCTTACCTAAAAATCATATAAGTTTTTCTTCTACATTAGCTAATTTAGGATTCATTTCATATGCTAAAGGAGAATACGACAAATCAATAGAATATCATAAAAAAAGCTTATCTATAAAAAAGCGTCACAAAAAAAAGAATTCAAATCTATCATATAGTTTAAACGAAATTGGAAGAATTTACATTGAAAAAAAACAACACACTAAAGCATTAGAATATTTCAAACAATCATTAATTATTTCTATCGAAACTTTCGGCTCAAACAATTTAGAAGTAGCTACTAATCTAAATAATATTGGCGTCGCCCTACGTGGAAACAAACAATACAAAGAGGCTTTAATAAAATATAGAGAAGCTTTACAGATATATATAAAATTATATGGCGATAAGCATATAAGGGTATCCAATTCCTATTATAATATTGGACTCGTTTATTATGATTTGAAAGATTATGATAAATCTCTCGATTTTTATAACAAAGCTTTAAACATAAGGCTAAATGAACTTGGAGAAGATCATCAATATATTGCTAATTCATATTTTCTTATTGGTATTAGTTTTGATGGAAAAAAAGAATATGAAAAAGCATTAATAAACTACAAAAAAGCAGTACGTATAAATTTAAATCAATCCAGTATTAATTACGGAATGGTCGCAAACATTTATAATTATATTGGAAACACTTTAAATAAAACAAAAGAATTTTCAGAAGCCATAACGTATTACGAACACGCCTTAAAAACAAATTCCATCTCTGAAAGTAGAAATTTACATTTTTTTGACTCGAATATTGCTTTAGAAACCTTACTATTCAAAGCTAAAACCTTTCAGAATTACTTTCCAAATAAAGACAGCGTCCAAAGCCTTAAAAATAGTATCCGTGTTTATCAAAAAGCAGATACCTTAACAAATAGTATTAGAGGAACCTTAAGCAATTATAAAGATCGAGTAACTTTTGCTAACAAAGTTAAGGAGATTTATCAAGGTGCTATTGATGCTCAATTACTTCTTCATAATCACAATCAACATAAAGATGCAATACATCAAGCATTTCTGTTTTCAGAAAAGAGCAAGGCTAATACCCTAAAAGGACTACTAAATGATGCTAATGCAAAAAGTTTTGCAGGTTTACCTTCAAAACTTGTGTCATTAGAAAAAAAGTTAAGAATTGATCACGCTTTTTATCAATCGCAAATCACTAAAGAACGTTCTGCACAAAAAATAGATTCTGGTAGTATTTCGAACTATGAAAATAAATTATTCAATCTGTCTAGAAGAAAAGACTCCTTAACAGAAGCTTTAGAGAAAAACTATCCTAACTATTATCAACTAAAACATCAAAACGAGATTATTTCTATCAATGATATTCAACAAAAACTGGATAACAAAACTACCTTTTTGGAATTTTTTACAGCTGATAGTACTACCTATGCCTTTACCATTTCAAAAAGTAAAATTGATGTAAAAAAATTCACTACTCTAAAACTTACAGAGAACATTGAAGAATTAAGAACATCAATTACAGATAAAAATATTGCTAGCTATAAAAGTAATGCGCTTGAACTATACCAGCAATTGATCAGTCCTATCAAAGATCAAATCGTTGGTGATAATTTGATTATCAGCCCGGATGGTCCATTATGGCATCTGAATTTTGATTTACTACTTACTAAAGATGATGGTTCCAACAACCCTAAAAAACTATCTTATTTATTAAAAGATTATACGATTAGTTACGCCAATTCTGCTAACCTTTTATTTACCCCTCTCCTAAGCAGTAAAAAATCTAATAAATTAAAGGAATGTCTAGCATTTTCGTTTTCGGACACCACAAACATTATAACAAGTGAGACCCTTAGTATGGCTGCGCTAAGAGATACTGGAGATGACCTCCCTGGAACTCGCAAAGAAATCAAAGCAATCGCAAATATTATAGACGGAAACTATTTCTACGGATCAGAAGCTATAGAGGCTAACTTTAAGAAAAATGCTAGCCAGTACAATATCCTACATCTAGCATTACACGGTGAGGTAGATAATGAACGACCAGAAAATTCTAAATTATTTTTCACTCAAAATAAGGATACCATAGAAGATAATCTATTGTACAGTCACGAATTATTTGCTTTAGACATCCCTTCAGAGTTAACAGTATTAAGTGCTTGCAATACTGGTACAGGCAAAATTGCAAAAGGAGAAGGTGTTATGAGCTTAGGAACTGCATTTCAATATGCGGGAACTAAAAGCCTATTATTAAGTAGTTGGGAAGTATCAGATCAAACTACTCCAGAATTGATGAAGTATTTCTATACCAACTTAAAAGCTGGCATGAATAAAGCAAAAGCACTACAACAGGCAAAGTTACAATATTTAAACACCGCTAACATTAATCGTACAAACCCGTTTTATTGGGGAGGTTTTTATTTGTTAGGCGATGTTTCTCCAATTCAGTTTAGCAATGATTATTCTTGGTATTGGGCAACTGGATTGGCAGTGTTTATCATACTATTTTTTGGTATTGTTTGGCTTAGAAAAAGGAAAGCTTCTTTTTAA
- the pckA gene encoding phosphoenolpyruvate carboxykinase (ATP), which yields MEPLYPITKTISLKHYGIENATIRYQLSPDELQEETVQKGQGKITKSGTLAVNTGEFTGRSPMDRFIVKDQITEDKIWWGDINIPFESNAFDALYDKVTSYLSGKEIFVRDSYACADADYKLKIRVINEYPWSNMFAYNMFLRPTEEELKGFDPEWTVINAPGFMADASVDGTRQHNFAILNFTKKIALIGGTGYTGEIKKGIFSALNFILPVYKETLPMHCSANVGEEGDTAIFFGLSGTGKTTLSTDPNRKLIGDDEHGWTKENTIFNFEGGCYAKVIDLSAEKEPEIYGAIKKGAILENVIFGDDGEVDYADTSITQNTRVSYPIYHIENIQESSIGKNPKNIFFLTADAFGVMPPISKLTPSQAAYHFISGYTAKVAGTEAGVVEPTPSFSACFGAPFMPLHPAKYAEMLIKKMKDTGVNVWLVNTGWTGGPYGVGTRIKLKYTRAMIQAVLNGDLGLYSYDNYHIHSVFGVAQPRECPGVPTTVLSPRATWNNDEEYYKTAFKLTNAFRENFKKFESYANEEIRRGGPQRYAF from the coding sequence ATGGAACCACTGTATCCAATTACGAAAACGATTTCGTTAAAGCATTACGGTATTGAAAATGCTACAATACGCTACCAGTTATCTCCAGATGAACTTCAGGAAGAAACGGTTCAAAAGGGACAAGGAAAAATTACAAAATCTGGAACACTTGCTGTAAATACAGGTGAGTTTACTGGTCGTTCACCAATGGATCGTTTTATTGTAAAAGATCAAATTACTGAAGATAAAATTTGGTGGGGTGATATCAATATTCCTTTTGAGTCTAATGCTTTTGATGCATTATACGACAAGGTTACGTCATATCTTTCAGGTAAAGAGATATTTGTTAGAGATAGTTACGCTTGTGCGGATGCTGATTATAAGTTAAAAATACGAGTGATCAATGAGTATCCTTGGTCTAATATGTTTGCTTATAATATGTTCTTAAGGCCAACAGAAGAGGAGCTCAAGGGTTTTGATCCAGAATGGACAGTGATTAATGCGCCTGGTTTTATGGCGGATGCATCAGTAGATGGTACACGTCAACATAATTTTGCGATATTAAACTTTACGAAAAAAATAGCGCTTATTGGAGGGACAGGTTATACGGGAGAAATCAAAAAAGGTATTTTTTCTGCGTTAAATTTCATACTACCTGTTTATAAGGAAACGCTTCCGATGCATTGCTCTGCTAATGTTGGAGAAGAAGGAGATACTGCAATATTCTTTGGGCTTTCTGGAACGGGAAAAACAACATTGTCGACTGATCCTAACCGTAAATTAATTGGGGACGATGAACATGGTTGGACCAAAGAAAATACAATCTTCAATTTTGAAGGTGGTTGCTATGCAAAGGTGATTGATCTCTCAGCAGAAAAGGAACCGGAGATATATGGAGCGATTAAAAAAGGAGCAATTCTTGAAAATGTAATTTTTGGAGATGATGGCGAGGTGGATTATGCAGATACTTCTATCACTCAGAATACAAGGGTAAGTTATCCAATTTATCACATAGAGAATATACAGGAATCTTCTATAGGTAAAAACCCAAAGAATATATTCTTTTTAACAGCAGATGCTTTTGGAGTTATGCCTCCTATTTCTAAATTGACTCCAAGTCAGGCAGCGTACCATTTTATATCTGGATATACAGCAAAAGTAGCAGGAACAGAGGCTGGTGTTGTAGAGCCTACTCCTTCATTCTCAGCTTGTTTTGGAGCGCCGTTTATGCCGTTACATCCAGCAAAATATGCCGAAATGTTAATCAAAAAAATGAAAGACACTGGTGTAAATGTTTGGTTGGTGAATACAGGATGGACTGGCGGACCATATGGCGTAGGAACTAGAATCAAATTAAAATATACACGTGCTATGATCCAAGCGGTACTTAATGGTGATTTAGGATTGTATTCTTACGATAACTATCACATTCATTCGGTATTTGGAGTGGCACAGCCAAGAGAATGTCCAGGAGTTCCAACAACGGTATTGAGCCCTAGAGCTACTTGGAATAATGATGAAGAATATTATAAAACAGCATTTAAATTAACGAATGCATTCAGAGAGAATTTCAAAAAATTCGAATCCTATGCTAATGAGGAAATCCGTAGAGGAGGTCCACAACGTTATGCTTTTTAG
- a CDS encoding RNA polymerase sigma factor, which produces MNNPKERKILEGIAAGDTAIIKAFYKKNYNYIRGYILQNSGEEEDAEDVFQDALVVMYQKLRSGTLDINVSIRTYFYAICKNTWRSRLRKKKKIIFDDELIEANEESEEYIVEDIEEKEREHVYRKYFLKLSDACKEVLSLVFAGNNMKEIARITGYAEGYARKKKFECKKSLLYMIEEDPVYQELKITSEKES; this is translated from the coding sequence ATGAATAACCCCAAGGAACGTAAAATTTTAGAAGGAATTGCGGCAGGAGATACTGCAATTATAAAAGCTTTCTATAAGAAGAATTATAACTATATCAGGGGTTACATTCTTCAGAATTCTGGCGAAGAGGAAGATGCAGAAGATGTATTTCAGGATGCTTTGGTTGTGATGTATCAAAAACTAAGATCAGGTACATTAGATATTAATGTTTCTATACGAACCTATTTTTATGCCATTTGTAAGAATACTTGGAGAAGTCGATTACGAAAGAAAAAAAAAATAATCTTTGATGATGAGTTAATAGAAGCAAATGAAGAATCTGAAGAGTATATTGTAGAAGATATAGAGGAAAAAGAACGGGAGCATGTATATCGTAAATACTTCCTCAAACTAAGTGATGCCTGTAAAGAAGTGTTAAGTTTAGTTTTTGCAGGTAACAATATGAAAGAAATAGCTCGTATTACTGGATATGCAGAAGGATATGCACGAAAAAAGAAATTTGAGTGTAAAAAATCTTTATTGTATATGATAGAAGAAGATCCTGTATATCAGGAGTTAAAAATAACTTCTGAAAAAGAATCATAA